From Thermoflavifilum aggregans, a single genomic window includes:
- the recJ gene encoding single-stranded-DNA-specific exonuclease RecJ, whose translation MTGNILPKRWIQRTIDAQHPLWPAVAALQQQLGIKPLWCQLLVQRGITSYEEAYCFFRPSFEHIHNPFLMPDMHRVCNRIRQAIQDREPILVFGDYDVDGTTSVAILYDYLQRCGATLNFDIPDRLKEGYGLSKAAVDRAIQSHTRLLITLDCGMKDLSSIDYANQAGIDVIVCDHHLQGTSLPNAYGILNPLLNHHSGQTYPYRDLSACGITFKLIQALQAEMKININIEDYLDRVALSIAADIVPLTGENRTLLALGLKQINTNPSTGLQALIEVSGLSRQAQRSIGIRELGFILAPRVNAAGRMKDAHTAVQLFMEKDLQRARELAAELHQRNQQRMENDRSIAQEARDWIENHPEEKNRKTIVVYQPHWHKGVIGIVASRLVEWYFKPTVVLTAADDQQLAGSARSVPGYNLYQAIDACGHLLERYGGHDYAAGLVMEARQLKAFRETFEEVVSSTIQEEQLMPALYIDAIICPDDITESFIRMLKQFEPFGMDNEPPVFLMRNITAVTNIQPVKNEHLKFQIQRKAHTPLEAVGFQMADYFDLFRQQKPIDICFTIEENYWNGQASVQLKLLDMRISHKSAR comes from the coding sequence ATGACAGGAAATATTTTACCGAAACGATGGATACAGAGAACCATTGATGCACAACATCCTTTATGGCCTGCTGTAGCTGCTTTGCAGCAGCAGTTGGGCATAAAGCCTTTATGGTGTCAATTGCTTGTGCAACGGGGCATTACAAGCTATGAAGAAGCTTATTGTTTTTTCAGACCTTCATTTGAGCATATACATAATCCCTTTCTTATGCCTGATATGCACCGTGTTTGCAATCGTATTCGTCAGGCTATTCAAGACAGGGAACCTATCCTTGTTTTTGGTGATTATGATGTGGATGGTACTACATCGGTGGCGATTCTGTATGACTATCTGCAGCGATGCGGTGCAACACTGAATTTTGATATCCCTGATAGACTGAAGGAAGGGTATGGCCTATCAAAAGCAGCTGTGGATCGAGCCATACAATCGCATACACGATTGCTGATTACGCTTGATTGTGGCATGAAAGATTTATCTTCCATTGATTATGCGAATCAGGCCGGGATAGATGTAATTGTGTGTGATCATCATTTGCAGGGTACATCATTACCAAATGCTTATGGTATCTTAAATCCATTGTTGAATCATCATTCTGGTCAGACATATCCTTATCGCGATTTATCAGCCTGCGGAATTACGTTTAAGTTAATTCAGGCTTTGCAGGCCGAAATGAAAATCAATATCAATATTGAGGATTATCTGGATCGTGTGGCACTCAGCATTGCCGCAGATATTGTACCGCTGACAGGTGAAAACCGGACTTTACTGGCTTTGGGTTTGAAGCAAATCAATACAAATCCTTCCACGGGTTTGCAGGCCTTGATAGAAGTGAGCGGATTGTCGCGCCAGGCTCAGCGGTCAATCGGCATACGTGAATTGGGATTTATATTGGCGCCCCGTGTTAATGCAGCCGGGCGGATGAAAGATGCGCATACAGCTGTGCAATTGTTTATGGAAAAAGATCTGCAAAGAGCTAGGGAGCTGGCTGCTGAGCTGCATCAGCGAAACCAGCAGCGCATGGAAAATGATCGATCCATAGCTCAAGAAGCCAGGGATTGGATCGAAAACCATCCGGAAGAAAAGAATCGGAAAACAATTGTGGTTTATCAGCCGCACTGGCATAAAGGTGTGATCGGTATCGTTGCATCCAGGTTGGTGGAATGGTATTTTAAACCTACCGTTGTGCTTACAGCTGCTGATGATCAACAGCTGGCAGGATCAGCCCGTTCCGTACCGGGTTATAATCTGTATCAGGCAATTGATGCCTGCGGACATTTGCTGGAAAGATACGGAGGTCATGATTATGCAGCAGGCCTGGTTATGGAAGCTCGTCAACTGAAAGCTTTCAGAGAAACATTTGAAGAAGTGGTTTCTTCCACTATTCAGGAAGAACAGCTTATGCCGGCATTGTATATTGATGCTATCATATGTCCCGATGATATTACTGAATCATTTATCAGGATGTTGAAACAATTTGAACCATTTGGCATGGACAATGAGCCTCCCGTATTTCTCATGCGCAACATCACGGCTGTCACAAATATTCAGCCGGTGAAAAATGAACATCTTAAGTTTCAGATTCAGCGAAAGGCTCATACACCGCTGGAAGCTGTGGGCTTTCAGATGGCTGATTATTTCGATTTATTCAGGCAGCAGAAGCCGATAGATATTTGTTTTACAATTGAAGAAAATTACTGGAACGGGCAAGCTTCCGTTCAGCTGAAGTTGCTGGATATGCGCATCAGCCATAAGTCAGCCCGGTAA
- a CDS encoding YifB family Mg chelatase-like AAA ATPase yields the protein MLVKTFGSAVHGIDAITITIEVDVTQGMKYFMVGLPDNAVKESQQRIEAALKNSGFRMPRMRVVVNMAPADIKKAGSAYDLPIAIGILAASGQMLANELEGGQGILSQYVIMGELSLDGSLQPIRGALPIAIQARKEQFKGFILPRQNAREAAMVNRLEVYGMSHIKEVVDFLEGKTHPEPLKIDTREEFFHAQQTFAEDFSDVKGQEHIKRAMEIAAAGGHNVILIGPPGAGKTMLAKRLPTILPPLTLQEALETTKIHSVAGKLPVDATLIAHRPFRAPHHTISDTALVGGGSIPQPGEISLAHNGVLFLDELPEFKRSVLEVLRQPLEERRVTISRAKVAIEFPASFMLVASMNPCPCGYFNHPEKACTCPPGAVQKYLSRISGPLLDRIDLHVEVTPVPFLQLSSSQETEKSTSIRERVIRARQIQQQRYQDYPGIYCNAQINSTLLKKYCIIPQAGMQLLKTAMERLHLSARAYDRILKVARTIADLEESENIQIQHVAEAIQYRSLDRENWGA from the coding sequence ATGCTGGTAAAAACCTTTGGCAGTGCGGTGCATGGTATTGATGCCATCACCATCACCATCGAAGTTGATGTTACGCAAGGCATGAAATACTTCATGGTTGGCTTACCCGATAATGCAGTAAAAGAAAGCCAGCAACGCATTGAAGCCGCACTGAAAAACAGCGGATTCAGGATGCCTCGCATGCGCGTGGTGGTAAACATGGCTCCTGCTGATATCAAGAAAGCCGGCTCGGCATATGATTTACCAATTGCCATCGGTATTCTGGCGGCTTCCGGACAAATGCTGGCCAATGAACTGGAAGGCGGTCAGGGTATACTTTCCCAATATGTCATCATGGGTGAATTGTCGCTCGATGGATCCCTGCAACCCATCCGCGGTGCACTCCCCATCGCCATTCAGGCACGAAAGGAACAATTCAAAGGCTTTATCCTGCCCCGTCAGAATGCACGGGAAGCCGCCATGGTGAATCGCCTGGAAGTATATGGCATGTCACACATCAAAGAAGTGGTCGATTTTCTGGAAGGGAAAACACATCCCGAACCTTTGAAAATTGACACAAGGGAAGAATTTTTCCATGCCCAGCAAACATTTGCGGAAGATTTTAGTGATGTAAAAGGGCAAGAACATATCAAAAGAGCCATGGAAATTGCTGCGGCAGGCGGGCATAATGTGATTCTGATTGGTCCGCCCGGAGCCGGGAAAACCATGCTGGCCAAGCGTTTGCCCACCATCCTGCCTCCTCTTACCCTGCAGGAAGCACTAGAAACAACGAAAATTCATTCGGTTGCTGGCAAACTGCCTGTTGATGCCACCCTAATTGCCCATCGTCCTTTTCGTGCACCCCACCATACCATCAGCGATACGGCGCTGGTGGGCGGTGGCAGCATTCCCCAGCCGGGTGAGATTTCGCTGGCACATAACGGTGTATTATTTCTGGATGAATTGCCCGAATTCAAACGATCGGTACTGGAAGTATTGCGACAGCCCCTGGAGGAACGGAGAGTCACCATTTCACGTGCCAAGGTAGCCATTGAATTTCCAGCCAGTTTCATGCTTGTAGCCTCTATGAATCCCTGTCCCTGCGGCTATTTTAACCATCCGGAAAAAGCATGCACCTGCCCGCCCGGTGCCGTACAGAAATACCTGAGCCGCATTTCAGGCCCCCTGCTCGACAGAATTGATCTGCACGTGGAAGTTACACCCGTTCCCTTCCTTCAGCTTTCTTCCTCCCAGGAAACCGAAAAAAGTACATCCATCCGCGAAAGAGTTATTCGGGCTAGGCAGATTCAGCAACAACGATATCAGGACTATCCGGGCATTTATTGCAATGCTCAGATCAACAGCACCTTACTGAAAAAATATTGTATTATTCCGCAGGCCGGCATGCAGTTGCTGAAAACAGCCATGGAAAGACTTCATCTATCCGCAAGAGCTTACGACCGCATCCTGAAGGTAGCCCGTACTATTGCTGATCTGGAAGAATCTGAAAATATCCAGATTCAACATGTAGCTGAAGCTATTCAATATCGCAGCCTGGATCGGGAAAACTGGGGCGCATAA
- a CDS encoding MutS-related protein, with product MEIDKTTYQDLSIFYADEESSLFHHLDFTRTSVGQAELRRIFLHPLKSIEEIHAVQEIVQFIFQHIHQWEHPVTNGTIVMIEEYLNARIDTDKPGNNPLSGFFQHLWFHTLRKSDYSYLCFALSHVADLIRGCQYLVQLLLKPSTPRQLANVLQSMKQVLSLPEASAFNHPFHSRTPVRVVLQAHETARRYFRSRLQELMRLYAHLDAWYAMAKAMKTYDLVIPVFTSAQPPFLKVKGIFHPLLKQPVRNDLQLSREQNFLFLTGANMAGKSTLIKAIGIAVFLAHIGMGVPAYEMELSLFDGMLTNIHVDDDIIHGKSYFYNEVHRIKNTIEKIQHGKYWLVLIDELFKGTNVDDARNCSVAVIRGLASVRDSLFILSTHLYEIAEQLKSSGNIQFRYFEVQMEEGKFQFNYHLREGISQDRLGYLILKQEKVLDMLNHLQQHTQS from the coding sequence ATGGAAATCGATAAAACCACATATCAGGATCTGTCCATATTTTATGCAGATGAAGAATCTTCTCTTTTTCATCATCTGGATTTTACGCGTACCAGTGTTGGACAAGCTGAGCTGAGACGTATATTTCTTCATCCATTGAAAAGCATAGAAGAAATACATGCTGTTCAGGAAATTGTACAATTTATTTTTCAACACATACATCAATGGGAACATCCGGTAACAAACGGCACCATTGTAATGATTGAAGAATATCTGAATGCGCGTATTGATACCGATAAACCCGGTAATAATCCACTGTCCGGATTCTTCCAGCATCTTTGGTTTCATACATTGAGAAAAAGCGATTACTCCTATTTATGTTTTGCTCTTTCTCACGTGGCTGATCTGATCAGAGGATGTCAGTATCTGGTACAGCTTCTGCTGAAACCATCCACCCCCCGCCAGCTTGCCAACGTGCTGCAATCCATGAAACAGGTGCTTTCTCTTCCAGAAGCTTCAGCATTCAATCATCCTTTTCATTCCCGCACACCAGTAAGAGTAGTATTACAAGCACATGAAACAGCAAGGCGTTATTTCAGATCCCGCCTGCAGGAACTGATGCGTTTATACGCCCACCTGGATGCATGGTATGCCATGGCAAAAGCCATGAAAACCTATGATTTGGTGATACCTGTATTTACATCTGCGCAACCACCGTTTCTGAAAGTAAAGGGTATATTCCATCCATTGCTGAAACAGCCGGTGAGAAATGATCTGCAATTGAGTCGCGAGCAAAATTTTCTTTTTCTAACCGGTGCCAACATGGCCGGTAAAAGTACACTTATCAAGGCAATAGGTATTGCTGTTTTTCTGGCGCACATCGGTATGGGTGTTCCTGCCTATGAAATGGAACTGAGTTTGTTTGACGGGATGCTGACGAATATTCATGTGGATGATGATATCATTCATGGCAAGAGTTATTTTTACAATGAAGTGCATCGCATCAAAAACACCATTGAAAAAATTCAGCATGGGAAATACTGGCTGGTACTTATTGATGAACTATTTAAAGGCACCAATGTGGATGATGCCAGAAATTGCTCAGTAGCTGTTATACGAGGACTCGCTTCGGTGCGCGACAGTTTGTTTATTTTATCCACGCATTTGTATGAAATTGCCGAACAATTAAAATCCTCCGGCAATATTCAATTTCGCTATTTTGAAGTACAGATGGAAGAAGGTAAATTTCAGTTCAATTATCATTTAAGAGAAGGAATATCGCAGGACAGGCTTGGATATCTGATATTAAAACAGGAAAAAGTGCTTGATATGCTCAACCATCTGCAACAGCATACACAAAGTTGA
- a CDS encoding dihydroorotase: MQRYLIKDILLVNEGKIVPTDVLIEGERFEKIAPHIQVKTQVTEINGAGKYLLPGVIDDQVHFREPGYTHKATIYTESRAAVAGGVTSYMEMPNTYPPAVTLELLQQKYEIAARYSLANYSFYLGAANHHPEEIARLNAHRHEICGLKIFMGSSTGELLVDDIPTLEQIFANCELPIATHCEDESLIRQRLQMAKTQKGEALTAADHPWIRNEEVCLRSSSFAVSLAKRYGTRLHILHLTTADEMKLFTADIPLAEKQITAEVCVHHLHFTADAYPRLGNLIKCNPAIKAAHHREALWQALLEGRIDVIATDHAPHTWEEKQQPYLQAPAGLPLVQHGLLLMLEYYQQGKISLEKIVEKMCHHPAICFQVRERGFVREGYFADAVIVDMKSHTPVDQQHLYYKCKWSPFESHSFPARITHTFVSGHLAYAEGKFNEAQMGQRLMFNR; encoded by the coding sequence ATGCAAAGATATCTGATCAAGGACATTCTACTTGTTAATGAAGGGAAAATAGTGCCAACCGATGTACTGATTGAAGGAGAACGTTTTGAAAAAATTGCTCCTCACATCCAGGTAAAAACCCAGGTAACCGAAATCAATGGTGCGGGCAAATATCTGCTGCCCGGTGTAATCGATGACCAGGTGCATTTCCGTGAGCCGGGATATACCCACAAAGCCACTATCTACACGGAATCACGCGCAGCTGTCGCTGGTGGAGTAACCAGTTATATGGAAATGCCCAATACCTATCCACCTGCCGTTACGCTAGAACTGCTGCAGCAGAAATATGAGATTGCTGCCAGGTATTCACTTGCCAATTATTCCTTTTACCTGGGAGCTGCCAATCATCATCCGGAAGAGATAGCACGACTCAATGCCCATCGCCATGAAATATGTGGTTTGAAAATTTTCATGGGCTCATCCACCGGTGAATTACTTGTGGATGATATCCCTACACTTGAACAAATATTTGCTAACTGCGAGCTACCCATTGCCACTCATTGCGAAGATGAATCACTAATCAGGCAGCGACTGCAAATGGCCAAAACACAGAAAGGCGAGGCTTTAACCGCAGCCGATCATCCCTGGATCCGCAATGAAGAAGTATGCTTGCGCTCCTCATCCTTTGCCGTTTCTCTGGCAAAACGATATGGTACGCGCCTGCATATCCTGCATCTCACCACAGCCGATGAAATGAAATTGTTTACAGCCGATATTCCTCTGGCCGAAAAACAAATCACAGCCGAAGTTTGCGTACATCATCTGCATTTCACTGCCGATGCATATCCCAGATTGGGTAATCTCATCAAATGCAATCCGGCTATTAAAGCAGCCCATCATCGGGAAGCGCTGTGGCAGGCTTTGCTGGAAGGACGCATTGATGTGATTGCCACCGATCATGCACCTCATACATGGGAAGAAAAACAACAACCCTACCTGCAGGCTCCTGCCGGACTGCCATTGGTACAACATGGCTTGCTGCTTATGCTGGAATATTATCAGCAAGGAAAAATATCGCTGGAAAAAATTGTCGAAAAAATGTGTCACCATCCGGCCATTTGTTTTCAGGTGCGCGAAAGAGGATTTGTGCGGGAAGGCTATTTTGCAGATGCAGTTATCGTGGATATGAAAAGCCATACACCAGTTGATCAACAGCATTTATATTACAAATGCAAATGGAGCCCATTTGAATCACACAGCTTCCCTGCACGCATCACCCATACTTTTGTAAGCGGGCATCTGGCCTATGCAGAGGGAAAATTTAACGAAGCACAAATGGGACAAAGACTTATGTTTAACCGATAA
- the rplI gene encoding 50S ribosomal protein L9 — MQVILLQDVENLGHQHDLVTVKDGYGRNFLIPRKLAVEANPSNLKQLEQRKKAERRKEEALLATIAQVKEALQASPLRIGAKVGTSGKIFGSVTPVQIAQAIKSQKGYEIDRRRIHLLEEVKELGVYTARIDFGKGNEVDVQFEVVAE, encoded by the coding sequence ATGCAAGTGATCCTGTTGCAAGACGTAGAAAACCTGGGACATCAACATGATCTGGTGACGGTAAAAGACGGATATGGCCGCAATTTTCTCATTCCCCGCAAACTCGCTGTAGAAGCTAATCCTTCGAACCTGAAACAACTGGAGCAGCGCAAAAAAGCCGAACGCCGCAAGGAAGAAGCCTTGCTGGCCACCATAGCCCAGGTAAAAGAAGCGCTTCAGGCCTCCCCGTTGCGAATCGGAGCCAAGGTGGGTACCAGTGGAAAAATATTTGGCTCTGTAACACCTGTACAAATTGCGCAGGCCATCAAATCCCAGAAAGGATATGAAATAGACCGCAGGCGTATTCACCTGCTGGAAGAAGTAAAGGAACTGGGTGTGTATACTGCCCGCATTGATTTTGGCAAAGGCAACGAGGTAGATGTACAATTTGAAGTTGTAGCCGAATAA
- the rpsR gene encoding 30S ribosomal protein S18 — MATKQPEIKYLTATRIEKRQKKYCRFKKLGIKYIDYKDAEFLKKFLNEQGKLLPRRITGNSLKYQRKLATAVKKARQMALLPYVTDMLK; from the coding sequence ATGGCGACCAAACAACCTGAGATCAAATATCTGACTGCTACCCGCATTGAAAAAAGGCAGAAAAAATATTGCCGTTTCAAAAAATTGGGTATCAAATACATTGATTATAAAGACGCAGAATTTCTGAAAAAGTTTCTGAACGAGCAGGGGAAGTTGCTTCCCCGCCGCATTACCGGCAATTCCCTGAAGTATCAGCGGAAACTGGCAACGGCCGTAAAAAAAGCCCGCCAGATGGCATTGCTTCCCTATGTAACTGATATGCTGAAATAA
- the rpsF gene encoding 30S ribosomal protein S6: protein MNNYELMVIFTPILSDEEYAAMQKKYVDFIQENGGVIVHQEPWGLRSLAYPIQKKTTGLYWVLEYQAPSDLNARLTVQLNRDEQVMRHMITRLDKYAVEYNAKRRAGIQQNAIQKEFDNLNA, encoded by the coding sequence ATGAACAACTATGAATTGATGGTGATCTTCACCCCGATTCTTTCTGATGAGGAGTATGCTGCCATGCAGAAGAAGTATGTGGATTTTATCCAGGAAAATGGCGGTGTCATTGTCCATCAGGAACCCTGGGGACTCAGATCACTGGCGTATCCCATCCAGAAAAAGACAACCGGTCTTTACTGGGTGCTGGAATATCAGGCGCCATCCGACCTCAATGCCAGGCTTACCGTTCAGCTGAACCGCGACGAACAGGTCATGCGACACATGATTACCCGCCTGGACAAATATGCGGTAGAATACAACGCCAAGCGCAGAGCTGGAATTCAGCAAAATGCCATTCAAAAAGAATTTGATAACCTGAATGCCTAA
- the htpG gene encoding molecular chaperone HtpG yields the protein MQKGQIRVHTENIFPIIKKFLYSEHEIFLRELISNAVDATQKLKMLANSGECKGELGTLDIEVKLDAAQRTITISDRGIGMTAEEVDRYINQVAFSSAEEFLSKYKGDGASIIGHFGLGFYSAFMVSERVEIVTRSYREGAPAVRWVCDGSPEFTLEKAERPWRGTDVILHLHEDSLEFLEPERIRAILLKYCRFLPVPIYFEGKQINNTEPIWIKRPSELTSQDYQKFYKELYPHYDPPLFWIHLHVDYPFHLNGVLYFPKITRSFDIQKDRISLYCNQVFVTDEVKDIVPEFLMLLHGVIDSPDIPLNVSRSYLQGDPNVRKINSHITKKVADKLEEIFKQDRKELEEKWENIGLFVKYGMMTDDKFRERAQAFLLMQDAFAPASWYTLAEYREKAAPLQTNQDQKLVILYTTDPDQQYSYLQAARDRGYIVVKLDSIIDAAFIQAMEEKWEDVVFTRVDADIPERLIRRDESSHSVLTAQQEAKLKELFAKEVPDPAYRVELKGLSPETQPVIATRPEMSRRLKEMASMSGQAASWYGRMPDELVLTVNTNHPIYQQILQEQNEEQQRKMIRNLADLALLSQQMLNGEALNRFIHRSIELMSGIKKSSIILPS from the coding sequence ATGCAAAAAGGTCAGATACGCGTCCACACAGAGAATATTTTTCCTATCATCAAAAAATTTCTCTACTCCGAACATGAGATTTTTCTGCGGGAACTGATCAGCAATGCAGTGGATGCTACCCAGAAACTGAAAATGTTGGCTAACAGCGGCGAATGTAAAGGAGAGCTTGGAACGCTTGACATAGAAGTGAAGCTCGATGCGGCTCAGCGCACGATTACAATTTCAGACCGGGGCATTGGCATGACGGCTGAGGAAGTAGATCGGTACATTAATCAGGTGGCTTTTTCCAGTGCGGAAGAATTTCTTAGTAAATACAAGGGAGATGGCGCATCTATCATTGGCCATTTCGGACTGGGTTTTTATTCGGCATTTATGGTAAGTGAGCGGGTTGAAATTGTGACCCGTTCCTATCGGGAAGGAGCGCCGGCTGTGCGCTGGGTATGCGATGGAAGCCCCGAATTTACCCTGGAGAAGGCTGAAAGGCCCTGGCGGGGGACTGACGTCATTCTGCATCTTCATGAAGACAGTCTTGAATTTCTGGAGCCAGAACGCATCCGGGCTATTTTGCTGAAATATTGCCGTTTCCTGCCGGTGCCGATTTATTTCGAAGGAAAGCAAATCAACAACACCGAACCTATTTGGATCAAAAGGCCTTCAGAGCTTACGTCGCAGGATTACCAGAAATTCTACAAAGAGCTATATCCTCACTACGATCCTCCATTATTCTGGATTCATCTGCATGTGGATTATCCGTTTCATCTGAATGGAGTATTGTATTTTCCCAAAATCACCCGCAGCTTCGATATTCAGAAAGACCGCATCAGCCTGTATTGCAATCAGGTGTTTGTGACGGATGAAGTGAAGGATATTGTGCCCGAGTTTTTAATGCTTTTGCATGGTGTGATTGATTCTCCTGATATTCCGTTAAATGTAAGCCGCAGCTATTTGCAGGGCGATCCCAATGTGCGTAAAATCAACAGCCATATCACCAAAAAAGTAGCCGATAAACTGGAAGAAATCTTCAAGCAGGATCGCAAAGAGCTGGAAGAAAAATGGGAAAATATCGGGCTGTTTGTGAAATATGGGATGATGACCGACGATAAGTTCCGGGAAAGGGCACAGGCTTTTCTGCTTATGCAGGACGCTTTTGCTCCGGCAAGCTGGTACACCCTAGCCGAATACCGGGAAAAAGCTGCACCCTTGCAAACCAATCAGGATCAAAAGCTGGTAATCCTGTATACAACAGATCCGGATCAACAATACAGCTATCTGCAGGCTGCACGTGATAGGGGATATATAGTGGTGAAACTCGATTCCATCATCGATGCAGCTTTTATTCAGGCGATGGAAGAAAAATGGGAGGATGTGGTATTTACGCGTGTGGATGCCGATATACCGGAACGGCTTATCAGGCGGGATGAGAGTTCTCACAGTGTGCTTACTGCGCAGCAGGAAGCCAAACTGAAAGAGCTGTTTGCCAAAGAAGTACCGGATCCGGCTTATCGGGTTGAGCTGAAGGGGCTTTCTCCGGAGACTCAGCCTGTAATTGCTACCCGGCCAGAGATGAGTCGCCGGCTAAAAGAAATGGCCTCCATGAGCGGACAGGCAGCCAGCTGGTATGGACGCATGCCGGATGAGCTGGTGCTTACCGTGAATACCAACCATCCGATTTACCAGCAGATTTTACAGGAACAAAATGAAGAGCAGCAGCGGAAAATGATCCGCAACCTGGCTGATCTGGCCCTTTTGTCGCAACAGATGCTCAACGGGGAAGCTTTGAATCGATTCATTCATCGCAGCATTGAACTGATGAGTGGCATAAAAAAATCGTCCATCATTTTGCCTTCCTGA
- a CDS encoding ABC transporter permease, with protein sequence MQFSDNLFLAFRSVKGNRLRTGLTIAIIALGITALVGIITAIESIRTSIYNNFARMGANGFVIRSWEMRIFFGGSQQVQKGSTKQKVKTSNRNQPITYDQALAFKQRFRFPAVVSISYRASGTATVYFEDQKTNPNVTVMGADENYVKINGFDFDAGRNLNPDELQSGANVAVIGHDIAQKLFGSKPSQAIGKDIRIGMVKYRVVGVMKSVGNTGIFSADNLVILPLNNVRRVYTISSNSSFQIGVMVPQIALLNTAIDEATGTFRLVRHLALNEADNFYITRSDTLADMLFGSLKKVRFLTFGVGLITLLGSIIGLMNIMLVAVAERTREIGVSKAIGATAIVIRNQFLYESILISLLGGALGIVFGIAIGNLVSLLLHAGFIVPWLWIGGAIALCAAVGLLAGVYPAMKAARLDPIVALRYE encoded by the coding sequence ATGCAATTTTCAGATAACCTGTTCCTGGCCTTTCGTTCTGTAAAAGGTAACCGGCTGCGTACCGGACTTACCATTGCCATTATTGCCCTGGGTATTACTGCTCTGGTGGGAATTATCACAGCCATCGAAAGTATTCGTACCTCCATCTACAACAATTTTGCAAGGATGGGCGCCAACGGCTTTGTGATTCGCAGCTGGGAAATGCGCATTTTTTTCGGGGGAAGCCAGCAGGTCCAAAAAGGCTCCACCAAACAAAAAGTGAAAACATCCAACCGCAACCAACCCATCACCTACGACCAGGCTTTGGCTTTTAAACAACGCTTCCGTTTTCCCGCTGTTGTAAGCATTTCCTACCGGGCATCAGGCACCGCTACGGTATATTTTGAAGATCAAAAAACCAATCCCAACGTAACGGTCATGGGGGCTGATGAAAATTATGTCAAGATCAACGGATTTGATTTTGATGCAGGCCGAAATCTGAATCCCGATGAATTGCAAAGCGGTGCCAATGTGGCTGTCATCGGGCATGATATCGCCCAGAAATTATTTGGTTCAAAACCTTCACAAGCCATTGGAAAAGATATCCGCATCGGCATGGTAAAATATCGGGTAGTGGGTGTGATGAAATCGGTCGGAAACACGGGTATTTTCAGTGCAGACAATCTGGTAATTCTTCCGCTCAACAATGTGCGCCGTGTTTACACGATCAGCAGCAACAGTTCCTTTCAGATCGGCGTGATGGTGCCGCAGATCGCCCTGCTGAATACAGCTATTGATGAAGCTACGGGTACCTTCCGCCTCGTCAGGCATCTGGCTTTAAATGAAGCTGACAATTTCTATATCACGCGCAGCGATACGCTTGCCGATATGCTGTTTGGCAGCTTGAAAAAGGTGCGTTTCCTCACATTCGGCGTAGGGTTGATTACCCTGCTGGGTTCCATTATCGGACTGATGAATATCATGCTGGTGGCCGTAGCCGAACGTACCCGCGAAATCGGTGTAAGCAAGGCCATTGGGGCTACAGCGATTGTTATTCGCAATCAGTTTTTGTATGAATCCATTCTGATCAGTCTTTTAGGGGGAGCACTGGGCATTGTGTTTGGCATTGCCATCGGTAACCTGGTGTCGTTGTTGTTGCACGCCGGTTTCATCGTACCGTGGCTTTGGATTGGCGGAGCCATAGCCTTATGCGCGGCAGTAGGCCTGCTGGCCGGAGTTTATCCGGCTATGAAGGCGGCCCGGCTTGATCCCATCGTGGCCTTGCGTTACGAATAA